One Misgurnus anguillicaudatus chromosome 20, ASM2758022v2, whole genome shotgun sequence DNA segment encodes these proteins:
- the lye gene encoding lymphocyte antigen-6, epidermis, giving the protein MMNRVVIGLFAVLGFFALSEALKCNQCKVGILGKCLFNSEVTCAASDISCFTAKAEFNVTGFLSLSTSGCTANCNNTEGSILGAGYTVTKTCCTVDLCNGASSTQISMTAALSAALLAAVWGNYML; this is encoded by the exons ATGATGAACAGGGTTGTGATCGGACTCTTTGCTGTGCTCGGATTCTTCGCTTT ATCCGAAGCCCTGAAATGTAATCAGTGTAAAGTTGGCATTTTAGGCAAATGCTTGTTCAACTCTGAAGTGACATGTGCTGCCTCTGACATCAGCTGTTTCACGGCCAAAGCAG AGTTTAACGTGACTGGATTTTTGAGCCTTTCCACGAGTGGATGCACTGCTAATTGTAACAACACAGAGGGAAGCATTCTGGGAGCGGGATACACCGTCACTAAAACCTGCTGTACTGTCGATCTGTGCAATGGAGCAAGCAGCACACAAATCTCTATGACCGCAGCTCTCAGCGCCGCCCTGCTGGCTGCAGTCTGGGGCAACTACATGTTATAA